Proteins encoded in a region of the Trypanosoma brucei gambiense DAL972 chromosome 11, complete sequence genome:
- a CDS encoding calpain-like protein, putative: MPEGVPLSELELNRDEKFSTMEEERRKLIAEDREGNAARIAELEVAMNEHSHELAKLKASYSRSFLDPMPEGVPLSELELDKDEKFSTMEEERRKLIAEDREGNAARIAELEVAMNEHSHELAKLKASYSRSFLDPMPEGVPLSELELDKDEKFSTMEEERRKLIAEDREGNATRIGRLERKMGRRVDKLAKLKASYSRSFLDPMPEGVPLSELELDKDEKFSTMEEERRKLIAEDREGNAARIAELEVAMNEHSHELAKLKASYSRSFLDPMPEGVPLSELELDKDEKFSTMEEERRKLIAEDREGNATRIAELEECMSALVRNLVICKSTLGRVIVDERIGLVPLYLLPLGEDSVLSSLTSKLESMRCGGCLPDSVAVRDIQEQIICRVEKLAEVYLEHELDFLETVDGISVSQIALSDDKVFCEMQRSLRQLRKSPVRNAEAIRDIEYAMNNIVRELSSKLLLEDCSYLNQCPHGVPLADLPLDNRLFREIELKRRRLKEDDSLKNATRIRELEMKLNDHAERLAALMLSEERAFLEPCSHGLPLSRLQLGEDSSFLAMERERRKLLREGGKDKNRIRYLEECMREHVSNVALSLISWKDVQFHEANHSVAEMWPRIGELYPEGIRNSVFPEITQPGDTSSAPGELGYLAPFIAALSQHPPLIHRLLETKTHPVNGPYSFIFFDPNSNPVRVDIDDRVPVDAKCEPKFTRVPHRSWYPLLLEKAYAKFVGGYAKLDQCTPHETLHDLTGRPVTHIPFDEKRADGIKIGDFRSVKFWKGIKRDLAAGDVIMAMTNGSVPDGLHSQCSYALLSVIETVHESNDVSDIVIKLHNCYYDSPTYDGPLCNDDDNWTDGLKRLCHYNPEEDALYIPVPVFLRNFSSMQRCHINCGDRLTAPGEWTGVSCGGNPKFTTFRNNPIYLVENKTSRPVTILAELRHQAPVFFDADGVNHYHQSGLALLQQHHVSEIITWLLTSTTHRFLQKGILMDTREICSRMEIPPNTTCYLVPYTLKRGSYGKFNVSLYPASSDITLVPLAALCNSHVVINVDVLLKPGSREGRRVDFSVHEACDVHLLLHQNKITDPASVKRGNLLAEDEVSMSVNDERMSVLATTRDASNAREQSLALELPTAGRYSVFIECRSRLRTGECPCTLSIYSPSRAKTRLAPLPPSGTQSVLPAIAPRQPPRQPALYGRRLDQPPLSAGTVRAAAATLPVGLVPAPPKSGTTPQRR, translated from the coding sequence ATGCCGGAGGGAGTCCCACTAAGTGAGCTGGAATTGAATagggatgagaagttcagcaccatggaagaggagcgtcgtaagctcattgctgaggatcgtgaaggtaatgctgcacgcatcgCTGAACTAGAAgttgcaatgaacgagcattcacatgagcttgctaaactgaaagcgtcatatagccgcagcttccttgatcctatgccagaaggagtgccactaagtgagcttgaattggataaggatgagaagttcagcaccatggaagaggagcgtcgtaagctcattgctgaggatcgtgaaggtaatgctgcacgcatcgCTGAACTAGAAgttgcaatgaacgagcattcacatgagcttgctaaactgaaagcgtcatatagccgcagcttccttgatcctatgccagaaggagtgccactaagtgagcttgaattggataaggatgagaagttcagcaccatggaagaggagcgtcgtaagctcattgctgaggatcgtgaaggtaatgcaacaCGCATTGGTCGcttggaaaggaaaatggggAGGCGTGTTGATAAGCtggctaaactgaaagcgtcatatagccgcagcttccttgatcctatgccagaaggagtgccactaagtgagcttgaattggataaggatgagaagttcagcaccatggaagaggagcgtcgtaagctcattgctgaggatcgtgaaggtaatgctgcacgcatcgCTGAACTAGAAgttgcaatgaacgagcattcacatgagcttgctaaactgaaagcgtcatatagccgcagcttccttgatcctatgccagaaggagtgccactaagtgagcttgaattggacaaggatgagaagttcagcaccatggaagaggagcgtcgtaagctcattgctgaggatcgtgaaggtaatgcaacacgcattgctgaattagaagagTGTATGAGTGCTCTAGTTCGGAATTTGGTTATTTGTAAGTCTACTTTAGGTAGAGTGATTGTTGATGAGAGAATTGGTCTTGTTCCTTTGTATTTGTTACCGTTGGGGGAGGATTCGGTTTTGAGTTCGTTGACTTCTAAATTGGAATCTATGCGATGTGGTGGGTGTTTACCCGATAGTGTTGCTGTGCGTGATATCCAAGAACAGATTATTTGTCGAGTAGAGAAATTGGCAGAAGTGTATTTAGAACATGAACTTGATTTTCTGGAAACTGTTGACGGAATTTCTGTTTCTCAGATCGCACTTTCTGATGACAAGGTGTTTTGTGAAATGCAGCGGTCGTTGCGCCAGTTGAGAAAAAGTCCGGTAAGAAATGCAGAAGCCATACGGGATATTGAGTATGCGATGAATAATATCGTTCGTGAACTGTCGTCAAAACTATTACTGGAGGATTGTAGTTACCTGAATCAGTGTCCTCACGGCGTACCTCTTGCTGACTTACCGCTGGATAATCGGTTATTTCGCGAGATTGAATTGAAGAGAAGAAGATTAAAAGAGGATGACTCGTTAAAAAATGCGACGAGGATTAGAGAGTTGGAGATGAAATTGAATGATCATGCCGAGCGTTTGGCCGCGCTTATGTTAAGTGAGGAACGTGCTTTTCTTGAGCCATGCTCGCACGGTCTTCCCCTTAGTCGCCTTCAGTTGGGAGAggattcttcctttcttgcaatggaaagggaaagaaggaagttaTTGCGTGAGGGGGGTAAAGACAAAAACCGTATCAGGTATCTCGAAGAATGCATGAGGGAACATGTCAGCAATGTCGCCCTCTCTCTAATTTCCTGGAAGGATGTTCAATTTCATGAAGCTAACCATTCTGTAGCGGAGATGTGGCCGCGAATCGGTGAGTTGTACCCTGAAGGAATCCGAAACTCTGTGTTTCCGGAAATAACACAGCCGGGCGATACTTCATCTGCGCCTGGTGAACTTGGCTATTTAGCACCTTTCATTGCCGCTCTCAGTCAACACCCGCCTCTAATTCATCGGCTTCTGGAAACGAAAACACATCCCGTTAATGGTCCATattctttcatcttttttgatCCGAACAGCAACCCTGTTCGTGTTGACATTGATGACCGTGTGCCAGTGGATGCGAAGTGTGAGCCCAAGTTTACACGCGTGCCACACCGGTCTTGGTACCCGCTGCTGCTGGAGAAGGCATATGCGAAGTTTGTTGGTGGGTACGCAAAGCTCGACCAGTGCACACCACACGAAACCCTCCATGACCTAACGGGCCGTCCAGTGACACATATCCCTTTTGATGAGAAGCGAGCAGATGGAATCAAAATTGGGGACTTCCGATCTGTGAAATTCTGGAAGGGGATTAAAAGGGATCTTGCGGCTGGAGATGTTATTATGGCAATGACGAACGGTAGTGTTCCCGACGGCCTTCACTCTCAATGCAGTTACGCTCTCCTTAGTGTAATCGAAACTGTGCATGAATCGAATGATGTCTCTGACATCGTGATCAAATTACACAACTGCTACTACGATAGCCCGACATACGACGGCCCACTGTGTAACGATGATGATAACTGGACCGATGGTTTGAAGAGACTTTGCCATTATAATCCTGAGGAGGATGCACTTTACATACCTGTTCCTGTGTTTCTGCGTAACTTCTCGAGCATGCAGCGCTGTCACATAAACTGTGGCGACCGTCTGACTGCGCCTGGTGAGTGGACTGGGGTAAGCTGTGGAGGAAACCCGAAGTTCACAACTTTCCGGAACAACCCCATCTATCttgtggaaaacaaaacctcCCGTCCCGTTACCATTCTTGCTGAGCTGCGGCATCAAGCCCCTGTGTTTTTTGATGCCGATGGGGTAAATCACTATCATCAGTCTGGGCTGGCGCTCTTACAGCAGCATCATGTTTCTGAAATTATTACGTGGCTCCTTACTAGTACGACGCACCGCTTTTTGCAAAAAGGTATTTTAATGGATACACGCGAGATTTGCTCAAGGATGGAAATACCTCCGAATACCACGTGCTATCTCGTCCCATATACGTTGAAGCGAGGTAGCTACGGCAAGTTCAATGTGTCGCTGTATCCTGCATCTTCTGACATTACTTTGGTCCCTTTGGCTGCTTTGTGTAATTCGCACGTGGTAATTAACGTTGATGTTTTGCTGAAACCGGGGAGCCgggaggggagaagagtCGACTTTTCGGTGCACGAAGCTTGTGATGTACACTTGCTGCTGCATCAGAATAAAATTACTGACCCTGCTAGTGTCAAAAGGGGTAACCTCCTTGCGGAGGACGAGGTTTCTATGTCTGTTAATGACGAGCGGATGTCAGTCCTGGCGACCACTCGTGACGCCTCCAATGCGCGTGAGCAGTCCTTGGCTTTGGAGCTTCCAACCGCTGGTCGGTATTCCGTTTTTATTGAGTGCCGAAGCCGACTCAGAACTGGTGAATGTCCTTGTACTTTGTCTATATATTCGCCGAGCCGCGCCAAAACCAGGTTGGCTCCCCTTCCGCCTAGTGGGACGCAATCGGTACTTCCAGCAATTGCACCTCGTCAGCCTCCCCGGCAGCCCGCACTTTATGGGAGAAGGTTGGATCAGCCTCCTCTCAGTGCAGGCACGGTGAGGGCCGCCGCTGCTACGCTTCCTGTAGGCTTAGTTCCAGCACCTCCAAAGTCCGGCACGACACCGCAGCGTAGATGA